CATCATATCTTGGTTAATTTTCGGAACATTAGCCTGTTCCTCGTCATTACTTTGTTGAACTGCTCGTTAACTTCTAATGGTCTTTCTACCTTGTGTTTGATAGGTTTGCCTGCATGCCATTTCTCCTATGTGAAGAATATTAAACCTGGACTGCCTCTGTTTCTGTTCAATTACAGTGACAGAAAACTGCATGGCATTTTCGAAGCTGCCACTCCTGGCCAGCTTACCATTGACCAATTTGCTTGGAGTCATGATGGTAGAACAAAGACACAATATCCAGCACAGGTATCAGCATATAACAACTAGTGTTCAATGTATCTGGCACTTCAGTTTGTATGTATTTTGTAAACTGATTGTGATGTGTGAGTGACTTGATTTTTGTTCTGAAGGTTCGGGTCTCTATCAAAACTCAGTGCCTACCACTTCCAGAGAACATATACAAAGGCGTGATTAGTAGCAATTATCACAAGTTTCGCCACTTCCACTTTGAGCTAGACCATGCACAAACAAGAGACTTAGTTTCTTTGTTTGTACCTGCTCCTGTTGGTGCTGTTCCAAACGAGCGGAATCTTTCTGTACCTCCTGCTCTCGTTGACGCTGCTCCAAACAGATGCAGTCTTTCTGGACCTCTGCCATCTCCAACAGGAGCACAGCTTGTTCGTGGCGCAGTGTCGACCGAGTCTGGTTCAACGGATGGTGAACAGTTTGCTGGTTCAGCATATTCACTTGATAGAAATGCTGACCATGCCAGCGCAAGTAGAACATCAAAGAGCAACTTTGATGAAGAGTCTTCTgagtgggatgatttgggtgatggTGTGACTGAGAAAGGAACAAAGTCTGTGAATGATGGCCATCCACATATCAATCCAGTGCATGGTCAACAGCATGACCCAATGGATGTTTTGCAGAAGTTGCAAGAACTGTCTCTTTTACGGCAGGAGAAGGCCCAATCCTCAGAGGTTGCTGTTGATTCTACTTCAGGTGGAACCAGACTTCAAGAATCACCACTAGGTGCTACTTTTGCCAAAGATCCATCAAACGCCACCTTGGGCGGTGATGAACCTATGAAGGATAGCACATCCTTTGAGCAACGTTGTGGAAATGATGAGGTGCCCTATGCTATTGTGTTTTCTTGATTACCTGTTGCCCTTAGTTATTTTCACATTATGCTCCAGATTTTCaaaattatggtttgtaatattccgTATGCACACACTTATATAATGCTATTTCTGGTACTGTATGCAGCTGCTTCAGATCATCAATGAATTATCCAAAAAGACTCAAGCAATTGGGAAAAAACAGGTATTACCTTGTTTACTTTGAACTTTTGGGTGCAAATCATTATCTGCTGGAGAAGAAAGTATAAATAGACGAAGCTGCTTTCCTCATTGTCTTAAGTTCTTATTGGCATGTCCGTAACTATGTGATTTTAAATCATGTTCAAATGTTTATTGGAAATACGAAACCATATTTATTCTCTTTACGTTATGTTGAGTTAATTATGTTACCCATGCATGTTCGGTATGCATTCCCTCTGTTTTGATTGTGCTCGTGCATTCCAGATTGAGTCAGATGCAGAAATACTTGTATTGAGGGCAACTGTAAAGGACATGGAAAGAAAAATTCAGGAACTGCAGTACCAATATGGAAAATTACAGTTGGAGTATTCAGCAGCACTTCTTGGTGAACCACGCAATATTCTGGAAGGGCCATCAATTTTCCTAATAGGTGGCCATAATGGAATCACCTGGTTGCCATCCCTCGATTCCTTTTACCCTACAGCAGACAGACTAGTGCCACTGAGGCCAATGAGCTCAGCCCGTTCATATGCTGCTGTTGCTGCATTGAATGATCATCTCTTTGTTTTTGGTGGAGGCGATGGCGATTCATGGTATAACACAGGTAAACATTGTTCAGCGTGACAAATAAAGATCTCTGTAGAAGTTCAAGGTGTTTGACTATCTGCATTGCTTTTATCAGTGGAATGCTACAACAGGGTGAGCAATGAGTGGATGGCATGCCCATGCTTGAAACAGAAGAAAGGAAGTCTTGCTGGAGCCACATTGAATGGTAAAATATTTGCTATTGGTGGGGGCGATAAGTCGAGATCTTTTTCAGAAGTTGAGATGTTTGATCCAGTACTTGGGAGTTGGATATACAGCCCGTCTATGCAGCAATGTGTATGGTCTCATGCTCCCTCTAACACTTATATTCAGTGGGATGTTCTAAACCTAATATGCAATTTGAATTATTGGTGTATTCTCATTTGTGATATGTGGTCAGGGTTAGATTCTATAAGCTAGAGCAGACAAAAGAAATGCTATGAAGGGAGGAGGCTGTTTTAAAACTTCAAAACTGCATATTTGATGTTCTTAATCACTTAAATCTGGTGGATTTTTCATCTTTTAAAGGATGGAGTTCCTGGCATTATTGTATTATGGTTTACTTGCATATGATCAATAGGAAAGAAGCCAGACATCTGTTTTGGCATTACAGGTTTCTATGCATCTACTCTAGTCTATCCTTTTAGCACTAGCATAGATCATATTGTTTTTTTTCTGGAGAGATATTGATGCCAACATATGGTCTGTAGAAGTAACGATAGATGTTTGATATTTCCACGTCACTTTTTGGGTGCTACATTAATCCACTCCATTATGCATTTTCCCGCTATGTCGATGTTAGAACTAACAGTTATTTTTTCCACTGCTATGTTTGTTCCAGCGATTTGCTCCTGCTGCAGCCGAATTAAATGGCATCCTTTATGTTGTTGGTGGTTATGATTTCAGCGACGGCTCATACTTACAGTAATGATTCCTCAGCATTCTCTACATTTTTTTCATGATTATACCATTTAAACCTGTTAATAAATGAAAGATTTTAATACCCACAGATCAGCAGAAAGGTATGATCCAAGGGAAGGTTTCTGGACCCAGcttgcaagcatgaagacaaaaaGAGGATCCCACTCTGTTACTGTCCTGGGGGAAGCACTGTGAgccccccctctccctccctctctctctctctctctctcttgacccTGTGATCATCAAGTTCCCAAAATGCCAACAAATTACCTTAGGCAATATAATTGAATGTATAATTTTGAATTCTTCCATTCACTCAGGCAATGAGATGTTAGTAAGTTTGACGTCTCTTAAACATACAACTACATGCTCAGCAGTATAATTTTTTCTTACAGTGCACATATCAATCTATGTTTCAGATATGCTCTGGGAGGGTACGATGGAGACCAAATGATGTCCACTGTGGAGATCTTTGACCCTCGTGCCAATTCGTGGAGGATAGGCAGCCCGTTCAGCGTCCCAAGAGGATATGGGTGTGCAGTGACAGCGGACGATAATGTGTACCTCATTGGCGGGTCTGAATCCAATGGAGAAACTGTTGAAACTGTATAGTTTCTGACTGCTTACTCTGGATCACTGATTGTTTCGTCTACGTATTCAAGCCTCACTCATTTCCTTCTTTTGTGTGGATTCGCAGGTGGAAGTTTACAACGAGAGGCAAGGCTGGACTATCCCTGGCTACAAGGCGATAGGGAAGAGGGCCTTCGCCTCTGCCATCGTCGTTTGACAGGGCTGCAGATCTCATATCCTGCCCACATTTTGCTTTTTGCCGGAGCCATATGGACCCCTTCTCCCGTTGCCGGTGGGTTCTGTACAGTATGAGATGCCGATCACAGTATAACCCTCTTCTTGAAATAGCCGCTGGGGGTTTGAGGATTTTTTTGCGGCACGCCCCTGTGCCGATGTACAGATGTAACCCATCAGTTTGGTGCTTGTCTCAGACACCATAGGATTGATCTTACAGCAACACAAGGTCTTGACGCTAACAGAACACATGCAGCATATCCTCCTGCCGCGTTCTTGAGTGGGCGCAGACGCGTGGTTCCTTGTTTCTGTTTGTTTTTTTGGGCGATACTTGATGGTGCCTGAACAAATTGAACTGATCGCGATTCATGAGTGGCTACTCCGAAATTTGGAATGGAAAAACCCAAACTGTTTTTGCAATGTGTGACCTTTTATTTTTTATGATGCGACCCGGGGATTCTTAGTGCTAAAGCACCATGTCTTTGTTCTGTTCTTGTACCTAGCTTAGCTAGTA
The Triticum dicoccoides isolate Atlit2015 ecotype Zavitan chromosome 3A, WEW_v2.0, whole genome shotgun sequence genome window above contains:
- the LOC119267140 gene encoding uncharacterized protein LOC119267140 isoform X2, with product MGTGRKAETYNVAAPKQDRSNTRWYGDQSFPARNLGEDALAGVIFGCTNKTMNECLSKQLFGLPACHFSYVKNIKPGLPLFLFNYSDRKLHGIFEAATPGQLTIDQFAWSHDGRTKTQYPAQVRVSIKTQCLPLPENIYKGVISSNYHKFRHFHFELDHAQTRDLVSLFVPAPVGAVPNERNLSVPPALVDAAPNRCSLSGPLPSPTGAQLVRGAVSTESGSTDGEQFAGSAYSLDRNADHASASRTSKSNFDEESSEWDDLGDGVTEKGTKSVNDGHPHINPVHGQQHDPMDVLQKLQELSLLRQEKAQSSEVAVDSTSGGTRLQESPLGATFAKDPSNATLGGDEPMKDSTSFEQRCGNDELLQIINELSKKTQAIGKKQIESDAEILVLRATVKDMERKIQELQYQYGKLQLEYSAALLGEPRNILEGPSIFLIGGHNGITWLPSLDSFYPTADRLVPLRPMSSARSYAAVAALNDHLFVFGGGDGDSWYNTVECYNRVSNEWMACPCLKQKKGSLAGATLNGKIFAIGGGDKSRSFSEVEMFDPVLGSWIYSPSMQQCRFAPAAAELNGILYVVGGYDFSDGSYLQSAERYDPREGFWTQLASMKTKRGSHSVTVLGEALYALGGYDGDQMMSTVEIFDPRANSWRIGSPFSVPRGYGCAVTADDNVYLIGGSESNGETVETVEVYNERQGWTIPGYKAIGKRAFASAIVV
- the LOC119267140 gene encoding uncharacterized protein LOC119267140 isoform X1 codes for the protein MFTNGCCFLFCAFLIIFQRMGTGRKAETYNVAAPKQDRSNTRWYGDQSFPARNLGEDALAGVIFGCTNKTMNECLSKQLFGLPACHFSYVKNIKPGLPLFLFNYSDRKLHGIFEAATPGQLTIDQFAWSHDGRTKTQYPAQVRVSIKTQCLPLPENIYKGVISSNYHKFRHFHFELDHAQTRDLVSLFVPAPVGAVPNERNLSVPPALVDAAPNRCSLSGPLPSPTGAQLVRGAVSTESGSTDGEQFAGSAYSLDRNADHASASRTSKSNFDEESSEWDDLGDGVTEKGTKSVNDGHPHINPVHGQQHDPMDVLQKLQELSLLRQEKAQSSEVAVDSTSGGTRLQESPLGATFAKDPSNATLGGDEPMKDSTSFEQRCGNDELLQIINELSKKTQAIGKKQIESDAEILVLRATVKDMERKIQELQYQYGKLQLEYSAALLGEPRNILEGPSIFLIGGHNGITWLPSLDSFYPTADRLVPLRPMSSARSYAAVAALNDHLFVFGGGDGDSWYNTVECYNRVSNEWMACPCLKQKKGSLAGATLNGKIFAIGGGDKSRSFSEVEMFDPVLGSWIYSPSMQQCRFAPAAAELNGILYVVGGYDFSDGSYLQSAERYDPREGFWTQLASMKTKRGSHSVTVLGEALYALGGYDGDQMMSTVEIFDPRANSWRIGSPFSVPRGYGCAVTADDNVYLIGGSESNGETVETVEVYNERQGWTIPGYKAIGKRAFASAIVV